The following are from one region of the Nicotiana tabacum cultivar K326 chromosome 3, ASM71507v2, whole genome shotgun sequence genome:
- the LOC107771280 gene encoding vacuolar lysine transporter YPQ1 codes for MKALMSLRQQNSIAYCVKEKKPCIGWVNRYFKDCLCNLSDEFSFAFGLVSLSCWAVAEIPQIITNFRTKSSHGVSLLFLLGWVGGDIFNLAGCLLEPATLPTQLYTAVLYTTTTIILVLQSLYYDYFYRCWKQRDDDSGQEVEEVKKPLRPQKPTDSGIPIPKGIGVSASRRMDFYFTSARSLAGSATPPFRSNLRPIASGPSAVGLNHNYSSDEDTVDAPLNISVSQPKPIPRSAGYGAFLATSSGMPHQTKALIVGFGGRKLLQEHGTEHSALGQVLGWMMAAVYMGGRLPQIWLNIKRGNVEGLNPLMFVFALIANVTYVGSILLRSTEWSKIKANMPWLLDAVVCVVLDLFIILQYVYYKYFRKQSSTSNGRDYEGAYKEANKY; via the exons ATGAAGGCCCTAATGTCATTACGTCAGCAGAATTCAATAGCGTATTGTGTTAAGGAGAAAAAACCATGTATTGGTTGGGTGAACAGGTATTTTAAGGATTGCCTTTGCAACCTAAGTGATGAGTTCTCCTTTGCTTTTGGTCTTGTCAGCCTCTCCTGTTGGGCTGTCGCTGAAATCCCACAAATCATCACCAACTTCAGAACTAAATCCAGCCATGGCGTTTCACTTCTTTTCCTTCTTGGTTGGGTTGGCGG TGATATATTCAATCTAGCAGGTTGCCTTCTTGAGCCTGCAACG TTGCCGACCCAACTGTACACAGCTGTG CTCTACACAACAACTACTATAATACTAGTGCTGCAAAGCTTGTACTATGATTATTTCTATAGGTGCTGGAAACAGAGAGATGATGACTCTGGTCAAGAG GTTGAAGAAGTGAAGAAGCCTTTGAGACCACAAAAACCAACAGATTCAGGGATTCCAATACCCAAAGGCATAGGAGTATCTGCTTCACGCCGCATGGACTTCTATTTCAC GTCTGCGAGATCATTGGCCGGCAGTGCAACCCCGCCATTTAGGTCCAATCTAAGGCCTATTGCAAGTGGACCGTCAGCAGTGGGGCTTAACCACAATTACTCTTCAGATGAGGACACAGTTGATGCACCACTAAATATTTCCGTTAGCCAACCCAAGCCTATCCCACGATCT GCAGGTTATGGAGCGTTCTTAGCCACATCGTCGGGAATGCCTCATCAGACAAAGGCTTTAATTGTTGGGTTTGGTGGAAGAAAACTATTACAA GAGCACGGGACGGAACACAGTGCGCTTGGCCAAGTTTTGGGGTGGATGATGGCTGCTGTTTATATGGGTGGCCGGCTACCTCAAATTTGGTTAAAC ATTAAACGAGGGAATGTCGAG GGTTTAAATCCTCTCATGTTCGTCTTTGCACTCATCGCCAATGTCACTTACGTAGGGAG TATACTACTTAGGTCAACAGAATGGAGTAAGATTAAGGCCAATATGCCTTGGTTGTTGGATGCTGTTGTCTGCGTTGTGCTAGATTTATTT ATCATATTACAATATGTGTACTACAAATACTTCCGAAAGCAGTCCTCCACTTCCAATGGCAGAGATTATGAGGGAGCCTACAAAGAAGCGAATAAATATTGA